ACACCACCCGTGGCGCACTCGGCCTCGACGGTGGCCTTTTGGTGGCCAATCCCGTGCCCGAGAGCGACGAGATTCCTGCCGACAAGATGGCCGGCTACATCGAGGCGGCGCAGAAGGCCGCCGAAGCCCAGAACATATCGGGCAAAGCGGTGACGCCGTTCCTGCTCGCCAAGATCCTGGAACTGACCAACGGTGCCAGCCTCAAGACCAATATCGCGCTGGTCGAGAACAATGCCCGGCTGGCGGCCAAGGTGGCGATCGCGCTGGCCAAGGCGTGAACCGCCTTCACATCAATATTAGAACTCAATAATATACATTCTGGACAGGCAGGCTTAAGCTGCGGCGCGGCCAGCCTGCCGTCCGGAATTGCCCGGCGGCATCATCGGAGCTTAATGATGTCCGGCGGTGACGGACGTTGCCGATACACTGAGGTACAGCCGTTCGCACGCCGTTGCGCGGCCCTGCTCGCGCTGCCGTTACTTTTCGTCACCATTTCCCCTGCATCGGCGCATCGAACAGCCTCTGGCTGGAGATATCCGCCGGCCTGCTGTCACGGCGACATCGAGCACGGCGAGTGCCAGGCCATTCCCGAAAAGGCGGTGGAGGAGCATGGCGGCGGCTGGTCGATCGTGCTGGAACCCGGAGATCACCGTAAGGTGACGCACCGCAATCGCTATTTCGTGCCCTATGGTTCGGAAATCCCCTCGGGCGACGGCGACTATCACATCTGCCTGCATCCGACCGAAGAACACGAGAACTGCTTCTTCGTGCCGCCAGATGCGATGTAGGGCTATTTCTTGCTGCGCAGCGCCGCTTCGAAGGCCTTGCGCGCCCATACCGCCATTTCGTCGGGATCGTCGACAGCGCTTTCGGGGATCGTCCAGTAAGGCATGTTGACCGGCCGTCCGCCGGCGTCGGTCCAGCGCTTGGCACCTGCCGCCTCGAAATCTGGCGCGCTCACCGCATCGGCCTTGAGCAGGATTTCGCCGCGCACCTCTACGCCGACGATCAACGCGTCATGATAGATGCCCTTGCCGCCGAACATCTTGCGGATGGTGACATCGCCG
The nucleotide sequence above comes from Aminobacter aminovorans. Encoded proteins:
- a CDS encoding TfoX/Sxy family protein, which gives rise to MSDEAIRETFSGLGDVTIRKMFGGKGIYHDALIVGVEVRGEILLKADAVSAPDFEAAGAKRWTDAGGRPVNMPYWTIPESAVDDPDEMAVWARKAFEAALRSKK